Proteins encoded by one window of Salmonirosea aquatica:
- a CDS encoding trimeric intracellular cation channel family protein, with product MSIQYILEIVGTCAFAISGALAVKDKDDPDWFSASFTAFVSSIGGGTVRDLLLGSYPLVWISDITILYAIMVGIVLTFIFYKRLIRLRRTLFLFDTFGIALFTIVGTEKALSLGVRPEIAAIMGVFSAVMGGVIRDTMTNEIPIVYQKEVYATACLAGAVSYLVLDYVGTERNTTFILAAAVIILLRILAVRLKWRVPTFFR from the coding sequence ATGAGCATTCAGTATATTCTGGAAATTGTAGGTACCTGCGCCTTTGCCATATCAGGAGCATTGGCCGTAAAAGACAAAGACGATCCCGACTGGTTTTCCGCCAGTTTCACGGCGTTTGTTTCTTCCATCGGGGGTGGTACGGTACGCGATCTTTTGCTGGGTAGCTATCCACTCGTCTGGATCAGCGACATCACCATTTTGTACGCCATCATGGTCGGGATTGTCCTGACCTTTATTTTTTATAAAAGACTTATCCGCCTTCGCAGAACCCTTTTTCTCTTCGATACTTTTGGTATTGCGCTCTTCACAATAGTAGGTACGGAAAAAGCGCTCTCGCTGGGCGTCCGTCCCGAGATCGCAGCCATTATGGGCGTTTTTTCGGCGGTCATGGGTGGCGTAATTCGGGATACGATGACCAACGAAATCCCGATTGTTTACCAGAAGGAAGTGTACGCTACGGCTTGTCTGGCCGGAGCGGTATCATATCTGGTGCTCGATTATGTGGGCACTGAGCGCAATACTACTTTCATTCTCGCCGCGGCGGTCATTATCCTGTTGCGCATTTTGGCGGTCCGCTTGAAGTGGCGGGTACCTACTT
- a CDS encoding M28 family metallopeptidase produces MRYNLPKILLFSGAVFCALNPAFSQSILGFDAAGAQKEVALEKRFDQQLKAENLRAHMKRMSAHPHHVGSPFDRENAEYARDLLKSYGFEARIDTSYVLFPTPKTRVVELVEPTKFKASLSEPILKEDATSGQTKEQLPTYHAFSADGDVTAELVFVNYGIPEDYEALKKMGIDVKGKIVLAKYGNSWRGIKPKVASENGAIGCIIYSDPKEDGFFQGDVYPKGAFKSDAGAQRGSVLDMPMYPGDPLTPGYGATKNAKRLARTEAPTIMKIPVLPISYGDALPLLKALGGQVAPAAWRGALPLTYHVGPGPAKVHLKLEFNWDVQPAYNVIATIKGSEYPDEWVIRGNHHDGWVYGANDPLSGAVAVLEEARALGELMKTGWKPKRTIVYALWDAEEPGLLGSTEWVEERQQELKDKAVVYFNSDSNARGFLYAGGSHTLEKFLNQVARDVTDPQRNVSVADRLRAKVLVDGSPKAKQEARSRSDLRIGALGSGSDYTPFIQHLGIASMNIGFGGEDDGGEYHSIYDSYDHYTRFKDTDFSYGVALAETMGRCVLRMADAQILPFEFQNFANTVQQYAAEVKQNVESMRTQSEDHNRLLRDNQYQLAADPKEPFTQPEPMDEVPFLNFAPLDNALASLDKSATEYSQALQKSGQLPVGNVEKLNEVLYKSERYLTHPEGLPRRSWFQHQIYAPGFYTGYGVKTLPMIREAIEQKNWTEAQQGIERVSEALTQFAAQVDKATLLMK; encoded by the coding sequence ATGCGGTATAATTTACCAAAGATTCTATTGTTTTCCGGAGCTGTGTTTTGCGCACTGAATCCGGCCTTTTCACAAAGTATCCTGGGCTTCGACGCAGCAGGCGCCCAAAAAGAAGTGGCCCTCGAAAAGCGGTTCGATCAGCAATTGAAAGCCGAAAACCTCCGCGCCCACATGAAACGCATGAGTGCGCATCCGCACCACGTAGGTTCGCCCTTCGACCGAGAAAATGCCGAATACGCACGTGACCTGCTCAAATCCTACGGTTTCGAGGCACGCATCGACACCTCGTACGTCCTGTTTCCAACCCCCAAGACCCGGGTGGTAGAATTGGTGGAGCCCACCAAATTCAAGGCTTCTCTTTCCGAGCCAATTCTGAAGGAAGACGCAACCTCGGGCCAGACGAAAGAGCAGCTACCTACCTACCATGCCTTTTCGGCCGACGGTGACGTGACCGCTGAATTGGTGTTCGTGAACTACGGTATTCCTGAGGACTATGAAGCCTTGAAAAAAATGGGGATCGATGTCAAAGGCAAAATCGTATTGGCCAAGTACGGCAACTCCTGGCGTGGCATCAAGCCCAAAGTAGCCTCTGAAAACGGCGCCATTGGCTGCATCATCTATTCCGATCCCAAGGAAGACGGTTTCTTTCAGGGCGATGTGTACCCCAAAGGTGCCTTCAAAAGCGACGCCGGAGCCCAGCGCGGTTCAGTGCTGGACATGCCCATGTACCCTGGCGATCCGTTGACGCCCGGCTACGGTGCCACCAAAAACGCCAAACGCCTCGCTCGCACCGAAGCGCCCACGATCATGAAGATCCCGGTGCTACCCATTTCGTATGGCGACGCTCTGCCGCTGCTCAAAGCGCTGGGGGGACAGGTAGCCCCTGCCGCCTGGCGCGGGGCGCTGCCCCTCACCTACCATGTGGGCCCCGGGCCGGCGAAGGTACACCTCAAATTGGAATTCAATTGGGACGTTCAACCTGCCTACAATGTCATCGCCACGATCAAAGGCAGCGAGTATCCCGACGAGTGGGTGATTCGCGGCAACCACCACGATGGCTGGGTGTACGGAGCCAACGATCCGCTGAGCGGAGCCGTGGCGGTGTTGGAAGAAGCCCGTGCCCTGGGTGAGTTGATGAAAACCGGCTGGAAACCCAAACGTACCATTGTGTATGCCCTATGGGACGCGGAAGAACCCGGCCTGCTGGGCTCTACCGAGTGGGTAGAAGAACGGCAGCAGGAATTGAAAGACAAGGCGGTCGTATACTTCAACTCCGACTCCAACGCCCGGGGATTTCTGTATGCGGGCGGATCACATACTCTCGAAAAATTCCTGAACCAGGTGGCCCGGGACGTCACCGACCCGCAGCGCAACGTGAGTGTGGCCGACCGTCTGCGCGCCAAGGTACTGGTGGATGGTAGTCCTAAAGCCAAGCAGGAAGCCCGCAGCCGGAGCGATTTGCGCATCGGCGCGTTGGGATCGGGCTCCGACTATACGCCTTTTATCCAGCACCTGGGTATTGCTTCCATGAACATCGGCTTTGGGGGTGAAGACGACGGCGGCGAGTACCATTCCATTTATGATTCCTACGATCACTACACCCGGTTCAAGGATACCGATTTCTCTTACGGTGTGGCTTTGGCCGAAACGATGGGTCGCTGCGTACTGCGTATGGCTGATGCCCAAATCCTGCCCTTTGAATTCCAGAATTTTGCCAATACCGTGCAACAATATGCCGCCGAAGTGAAGCAGAACGTAGAGAGCATGCGTACCCAGTCGGAGGATCACAACCGTCTGTTGCGGGACAACCAGTACCAACTGGCCGCCGACCCGAAGGAACCATTCACGCAGCCCGAGCCGATGGATGAGGTACCTTTCCTGAATTTTGCGCCATTGGATAACGCCCTGGCTTCGCTGGATAAAAGCGCCACGGAATATAGCCAGGCCTTACAGAAATCCGGCCAATTGCCCGTGGGGAATGTAGAAAAATTAAACGAGGTACTTTATAAGTCAGAGCGGTACCTGACCCATCCCGAAGGTCTGCCACGCCGCTCGTGGTTTCAGCACCAGATTTACGCCCCCGGATTCTACACCGGCTACGGCGTAAAAACGCTGCCCATGATTCGGGAGGCCATCGAGCAGAAGAACTGGACCGAAGCCCAGCAAGGCATTGAACGGGTGAGCGAAGCGCTGACGCAGTTTGCCGCGCAAGTGGACAAAGCCACGCTGCTGATGAAGTAA
- a CDS encoding chaperone modulator CbpM, with protein MNTENFIPIATLCTHYHVETSFFDSLNEVGLIEIESIEESHYIHAERISEVEKIIRMRNDLHLNLEGIDVVLNLLQKMDHLQNELVSARNRLRLYEN; from the coding sequence ATGAACACCGAAAACTTCATCCCAATCGCCACGCTTTGCACGCACTATCACGTGGAAACGTCCTTTTTCGATAGTCTGAATGAAGTGGGATTGATCGAAATAGAATCCATCGAAGAGTCGCATTATATCCACGCTGAACGGATTAGCGAAGTAGAAAAAATCATTCGTATGCGCAACGACCTGCATCTGAACCTAGAAGGGATCGACGTGGTCTTGAATCTGCTGCAAAAAATGGATCATTTGCAAAACGAACTGGTTTCGGCTAGAAATCGCTTGCGACTCTACGAAAATTGA
- a CDS encoding sugar phosphate isomerase/epimerase family protein: MNSITSTRRSFLQTCAALLPGLALAAKPAIKVYHIGLQLYSIRDEMKKDPIGALNSVAKIGYKEVEAADYTNRKFYGFAAAEFRKILEDTGLSMPTAHTVFRKAHWLEAQNDVTDAWKATLEDALMVGQEYLISPWFEWDLTNPDEMKKGVAAYNRCGELCNQAGLRFGFHNHRAEFEVKYDGQPVYEYMLRNWDLRNVSQQMDLCNLALANTDPMYWLRRYPHQFESMHVKDRLAGKDQSTHLGAGTLDLEEIFAFAKKNTPVKYWVIEQESYGTKTPLEAVAYDLRRFKEYGFL, encoded by the coding sequence ATGAACAGTATTACCAGTACCCGTCGTTCCTTCCTGCAAACCTGCGCTGCGCTGCTACCTGGCCTGGCGTTGGCAGCCAAGCCAGCCATAAAAGTGTACCATATTGGCTTACAGCTCTATTCGATACGGGACGAAATGAAGAAAGATCCCATTGGAGCGTTAAATTCGGTAGCTAAAATAGGGTATAAAGAAGTGGAAGCAGCGGATTACACTAATCGGAAGTTCTACGGATTTGCCGCCGCTGAATTCAGGAAAATTCTGGAAGATACCGGCCTGTCCATGCCCACCGCTCATACGGTTTTTCGTAAAGCGCACTGGCTGGAAGCCCAAAACGACGTGACCGACGCCTGGAAAGCTACGCTGGAGGATGCTCTGATGGTAGGCCAGGAGTACCTGATCAGCCCCTGGTTCGAATGGGACTTGACCAATCCTGACGAAATGAAAAAAGGGGTAGCTGCCTACAACCGTTGCGGAGAGCTATGCAATCAGGCCGGTTTACGCTTCGGTTTTCACAACCACAGGGCGGAATTTGAAGTCAAATACGACGGGCAACCTGTCTACGAATACATGCTCAGAAACTGGGATCTTAGGAACGTAAGCCAGCAAATGGATTTGTGCAATCTGGCCCTGGCCAATACCGACCCCATGTACTGGCTGCGCAGGTACCCCCACCAGTTTGAGTCGATGCACGTGAAGGATCGGCTGGCGGGAAAAGACCAAAGTACCCACCTAGGCGCAGGCACGCTCGATCTGGAAGAAATTTTCGCCTTTGCCAAAAAAAATACGCCCGTCAAATATTGGGTGATCGAACAGGAATCCTACGGTACCAAAACGCCCCTGGAAGCCGTGGCCTACGATCTGCGTCGTTTCAAAGAGTACGGCTTCCTTTGA
- a CDS encoding N-acyl-D-amino-acid deacylase family protein, whose protein sequence is MKKIFLLLLISWPSFAQTYDVVIRNGTLYDGSGKVPYQGDVAIRDTKIVAIGKVPGRGRQEIDAKGKAVAPGFVNMLSHAYTALMRDGRSLSDIKQGVTLEVFGENSMGPLSPQMKQDMIQQQGEDQYDVSWTTLAEFMQHLEKKGVATNFASFVSASEIREHELGQINRAPTPAELSRMKALVRQAMQQGAMGLTTMLIYVPATFAKTDELIELAKVASEYNGLFTAHIRSEGDRFGQAVDEMIQVSKEAHIPVEIYHLKAAGKSNWNKLDRVLTKIDSARKAGLPITANMYNYIAGATGLDAAMPPWVQEGGLQEWRRRLQDPTLREKVAKEMTDPAQDWENLCLAAGPEGTILLGFKQDSLKKYTGKTLAEVASLRGKPWYETAMDLVVQDDSRVGVAYFLMSEENVRKQIALPYMSFGSDAGSIAPEGTSLKRNPHPRTYGNFARLLGRYVRDEKIISLPEAVRRLTSLPCENLKIKDRGYLKPGYFADVVVFDPAAIQDKATFDRPHQLAEGMIHVFVKGIQVLKNGEHTNATPGVAVYGPGKGK, encoded by the coding sequence ATGAAAAAAATATTCCTCCTGCTCCTCATTTCCTGGCCTTCATTTGCCCAAACCTACGATGTGGTGATTCGTAACGGTACTCTCTACGACGGTTCGGGCAAGGTACCCTATCAGGGTGATGTGGCCATCCGGGATACAAAGATCGTAGCCATTGGAAAAGTACCCGGTCGGGGCCGGCAAGAGATCGACGCCAAGGGCAAGGCCGTCGCGCCGGGCTTTGTCAATATGCTCAGCCATGCCTACACCGCATTGATGCGCGATGGCCGATCGCTATCGGATATCAAACAAGGCGTGACGCTGGAAGTATTCGGCGAAAATTCGATGGGGCCGCTATCGCCCCAAATGAAACAGGATATGATTCAGCAGCAGGGTGAGGACCAATACGACGTATCCTGGACTACGCTGGCCGAATTTATGCAGCATCTGGAAAAAAAAGGGGTAGCTACCAACTTTGCCTCGTTCGTGAGCGCCTCCGAAATCCGGGAGCATGAACTGGGACAAATCAACCGCGCCCCTACCCCGGCCGAACTCTCCCGCATGAAAGCGCTGGTGCGCCAGGCCATGCAACAAGGCGCCATGGGCCTGACCACGATGCTGATTTATGTGCCTGCCACTTTTGCCAAAACCGACGAGCTGATAGAACTGGCAAAGGTAGCCAGCGAGTACAACGGCCTGTTCACCGCCCACATCCGCAGCGAGGGCGACCGCTTCGGGCAGGCCGTCGACGAAATGATCCAGGTAAGTAAGGAAGCGCATATTCCGGTGGAAATCTATCACTTGAAAGCTGCCGGAAAAAGCAACTGGAACAAGCTGGATCGTGTCCTAACGAAAATCGACAGCGCTCGAAAAGCGGGTTTGCCCATCACGGCCAATATGTACAACTACATTGCCGGAGCCACCGGACTGGACGCCGCCATGCCGCCCTGGGTGCAGGAAGGCGGTTTGCAGGAATGGCGGCGGCGCTTGCAGGACCCTACCCTGCGCGAAAAGGTAGCCAAAGAGATGACCGATCCCGCCCAGGACTGGGAAAACCTCTGCCTGGCTGCGGGCCCTGAGGGTACCATTCTGCTGGGTTTCAAGCAGGACTCCTTGAAAAAATATACGGGCAAAACTCTGGCCGAGGTAGCTTCCCTGCGGGGTAAACCCTGGTACGAAACGGCGATGGACCTGGTGGTGCAGGATGACTCGCGGGTAGGTGTGGCCTACTTCCTGATGTCAGAAGAAAATGTGCGAAAGCAAATCGCGCTGCCCTACATGAGCTTCGGGTCCGACGCGGGCTCGATAGCGCCCGAAGGTACCAGCTTAAAACGCAATCCGCATCCCCGTACCTACGGCAACTTTGCCCGGTTGCTGGGCAGGTACGTCCGCGATGAGAAAATCATTTCTTTACCGGAGGCCGTCCGCCGTCTGACATCACTCCCCTGCGAGAATCTCAAAATCAAAGACCGGGGGTACCTTAAGCCCGGCTACTTTGCCGATGTGGTCGTTTTCGATCCAGCGGCCATTCAGGATAAGGCTACCTTCGACCGGCCCCACCAATTGGCCGAAGGGATGATCCACGTATTTGTGAAGGGTATCCAGGTATTGAAAAATGGAGAACATACCAACGCTACACCGGGCGTAGCCGTTTATGGACCCGGAAAAGGGAAATGA
- a CDS encoding NYN domain-containing protein, translated as MQTSLSDLRLAVLIDADNVPSAKIKAMMEEIAKYGTPTFKRIYGDWTNPRVTSWKAVLLDNAITPIQQYSYTTGKNATDSAMIIDAMDILYTGRVDGFCLVSSDSDFTRLAIRLREAGMKVFGMGEQKTPSAFTSACDRFIYIEILTKLEEDAKAVTKAPKAIKQAPKTDKKLLNLISGSIEDLADEDGWAFLGALGNLLIKKQPSFDSRNYGFDKLLPLIKSFHQFEIDERPTGSGNIRHVFVKNK; from the coding sequence ATGCAAACTTCCCTTTCCGATCTTCGCCTCGCTGTATTGATTGATGCGGACAATGTACCTTCCGCCAAGATCAAGGCCATGATGGAGGAGATTGCCAAATATGGCACCCCTACTTTCAAACGCATCTACGGCGACTGGACCAATCCCCGCGTTACGAGTTGGAAGGCCGTCCTACTCGACAACGCCATCACGCCCATTCAGCAGTACAGCTACACGACCGGCAAGAACGCCACCGATTCGGCCATGATCATCGACGCCATGGATATCCTCTACACGGGACGCGTGGACGGCTTCTGCCTGGTATCGAGCGACAGCGATTTCACGCGGCTGGCCATTCGCCTCCGCGAAGCGGGTATGAAAGTATTCGGCATGGGTGAGCAAAAAACGCCCTCGGCTTTTACGTCGGCCTGCGACCGTTTCATCTATATTGAGATTCTAACCAAATTGGAAGAGGATGCCAAAGCCGTCACAAAAGCCCCTAAGGCAATAAAACAAGCACCAAAAACGGATAAAAAGCTGTTGAATCTGATTTCTGGCAGCATCGAAGACCTGGCCGACGAGGACGGCTGGGCGTTTCTGGGCGCACTAGGGAACCTACTGATCAAGAAACAACCCAGTTTTGACTCCCGAAACTATGGATTCGATAAGCTCCTTCCCCTCATTAAAAGTTTCCACCAGTTCGAAATTGACGAGCGGCCCACGGGTAGCGGCAACATCCGTCACGTTTTTGTGAAAAATAAGTAG
- a CDS encoding 2TM domain-containing protein has protein sequence MENQRNEYLWRKAQNRAAFKVHALTYVLVNAGFWGLYLFMSMQPWGEHIYPWPVWPMLGWGIGLISHYFSAYGNLDQQKMAEAEYQKLLRKEYDSD, from the coding sequence ATGGAAAATCAACGTAACGAATACCTGTGGAGGAAAGCCCAAAATCGCGCTGCGTTTAAGGTGCACGCCCTGACCTACGTTCTGGTCAATGCGGGTTTCTGGGGGCTTTATCTGTTTATGTCCATGCAACCCTGGGGCGAACACATTTATCCCTGGCCTGTTTGGCCTATGCTCGGCTGGGGCATCGGACTGATTAGCCACTATTTTTCGGCCTATGGCAACCTGGATCAGCAAAAAATGGCCGAAGCGGAATATCAGAAGCTCCTGCGGAAAGAGTATGATTCAGATTGA
- a CDS encoding thymidylate synthase — MQQYHDLLQHILEKGTRKTDRTGTGTLSVFGYQMRFDLAEGFPLVTTKKVHTRSIIHELLWFLKGDTNTKYLKDNGVTIWDEWADEEGNLGPVYGKQWRCWSSPDGHKIDQLKEVLDQLKKNPDSRRMIVSAWNPADLHMMALQPCHALFQFYVADGKLSCQLYQRSADVFLGVPFNIASYALLTMMVAQECGLGLGDFVWTGGDTHIYLNHLQQVEQQLGRAILPLPTMRLNPEVKKVLDFKYEDFTLENYDPWPAIKAPVAV; from the coding sequence ATGCAGCAATACCACGATCTTCTGCAACATATTCTGGAAAAAGGTACCCGCAAAACCGACCGGACGGGCACGGGTACCCTCAGCGTGTTTGGCTACCAGATGCGCTTCGACCTGGCGGAGGGATTTCCGCTTGTGACGACTAAAAAAGTACATACTCGCTCCATCATCCATGAATTGCTGTGGTTTCTAAAGGGAGACACCAATACCAAGTATTTGAAAGACAACGGCGTAACTATCTGGGACGAGTGGGCCGATGAAGAAGGTAACCTGGGGCCGGTGTACGGCAAACAGTGGCGGTGCTGGTCGAGCCCGGATGGCCACAAGATCGACCAGTTGAAGGAAGTACTGGATCAGCTTAAGAAGAATCCCGATTCGCGACGCATGATCGTATCGGCCTGGAATCCAGCCGATCTGCACATGATGGCGCTACAGCCTTGCCATGCATTGTTTCAGTTCTATGTCGCCGATGGCAAGCTTTCCTGCCAGCTCTACCAGCGCAGTGCCGATGTGTTTCTGGGGGTACCCTTCAATATTGCCAGCTATGCTCTGCTGACGATGATGGTCGCGCAGGAATGTGGGCTGGGTCTGGGCGATTTTGTGTGGACGGGCGGCGATACGCATATTTACCTCAACCATCTGCAACAGGTAGAGCAGCAGCTTGGTCGCGCGATTCTTCCACTACCTACCATGCGCCTAAATCCCGAAGTAAAAAAAGTACTCGATTTTAAGTATGAGGATTTTACCTTGGAAAATTACGATCCCTGGCCGGCAATCAAAGCGCCCGTAGCGGTGTAG
- a CDS encoding DnaJ C-terminal domain-containing protein has product MEYIDYYNILGVNKEASENDIKKAYRKLARKYHPDINPNDKDAEKKFKEINEANQVLGDPENRKKYDKYGKDWKHAEEFEKAGQQRQYRGSSQQGPSGGFSGGGFGGGGDFSDFFESMFGSGASSFGGGGSWGGGRNYKGQDFNAELSLDLRDVYETHKRTITVNGKNIRLTIPAGVSDGQVIKIKGYGGEGANGGPKGDLYLTFSLVNSTPFKRDGDNLYRTVALDLYKAVLGGEITVDTFDGKVKLKVAPGTQSGTKVKLKGKGFPVYKKEGSFGDLFITYQVNLPTNLTEKEKELFTELANLRTS; this is encoded by the coding sequence ATGGAATACATAGATTATTATAATATACTGGGTGTAAATAAGGAGGCCTCCGAGAACGACATTAAAAAAGCTTATCGAAAACTGGCCCGGAAGTACCATCCCGACATCAATCCCAACGACAAGGACGCCGAAAAGAAATTCAAGGAAATCAACGAGGCCAATCAGGTACTGGGCGATCCCGAAAACCGGAAGAAATACGACAAGTACGGGAAGGACTGGAAGCACGCCGAGGAATTTGAGAAAGCGGGGCAGCAGCGACAGTACCGGGGCAGTAGCCAACAAGGCCCGTCGGGAGGCTTTTCGGGCGGTGGTTTTGGGGGAGGAGGCGACTTCTCCGACTTTTTTGAATCCATGTTTGGTTCGGGGGCTTCGTCCTTTGGGGGCGGTGGTTCCTGGGGCGGAGGTAGGAATTATAAAGGCCAGGATTTTAACGCCGAGTTAAGCCTCGATCTGCGGGATGTGTACGAAACCCACAAACGTACCATTACGGTGAACGGAAAAAATATCCGGCTTACCATTCCCGCGGGCGTCAGCGATGGACAGGTGATCAAGATCAAGGGCTACGGGGGCGAGGGGGCCAATGGTGGCCCGAAAGGCGATCTGTACCTTACATTTTCCCTCGTCAATAGTACCCCCTTCAAGCGCGATGGGGATAATTTGTATAGAACTGTGGCGCTTGATTTGTACAAGGCAGTACTGGGCGGAGAAATTACGGTGGATACTTTCGACGGGAAAGTGAAATTAAAGGTAGCGCCGGGTACCCAAAGCGGCACGAAAGTAAAGCTAAAAGGTAAAGGATTCCCGGTCTACAAAAAGGAAGGTTCGTTTGGTGATTTGTTCATTACCTACCAGGTCAATTTGCCGACCAACCTGACGGAGAAAGAAAAAGAACTGTTTACTGAATTGGCAAATCTGAGAACGTCATGA
- a CDS encoding OsmC family protein, whose protein sequence is MKIELLRVDDAFHFEGTGSSEVKVHVDGSPDIGGQNAGVRPMELLLMGLASCSAIDIVLIMKKQRQEITDFRIVAEGDREQEEGTQRKPYRNINLHFILKGNNLDTDKVERAVQLSMEKYCSATAQFEGSANITHSVTVE, encoded by the coding sequence ATGAAAATAGAACTCCTGCGCGTAGACGACGCGTTTCATTTTGAAGGCACTGGCTCCTCGGAAGTAAAGGTACACGTCGATGGCTCGCCCGACATTGGCGGACAGAACGCCGGGGTACGGCCCATGGAACTATTGCTGATGGGCCTGGCCAGTTGCAGCGCGATCGACATCGTGTTGATTATGAAGAAACAAAGGCAGGAAATTACCGATTTTCGTATCGTGGCCGAGGGCGACCGCGAGCAGGAGGAAGGTACCCAACGCAAACCCTACCGGAATATAAACCTGCATTTTATCCTGAAAGGAAATAATCTGGATACCGATAAGGTAGAACGCGCCGTGCAGCTTTCAATGGAAAAATACTGCTCGGCCACGGCTCAGTTCGAAGGCAGCGCGAACATCACCCACAGCGTTACGGTAGAATAG
- a CDS encoding GNAT family N-acetyltransferase codes for MELFTKRLILTEVTWGDVDIIHRLHSLEEVEEYNTIGIPRHTGDTLEVLLASIEDQQMSVRNHYGWTVRTHEDGEFVGEAGMHLSGDSFRSSDIYYSLLPAHWKKGYATEIVKRMIVFGFSELKLHRIQAGVATENVRSIRVLEKAGMVCEGLRRKILPIRGEWKDNYHYAIVEDDPFEK; via the coding sequence ATGGAATTGTTTACTAAACGACTTATACTGACAGAAGTAACCTGGGGCGATGTGGATATTATTCACCGGCTTCACTCGCTGGAAGAAGTGGAGGAATATAACACCATCGGGATTCCCCGCCACACGGGCGATACACTAGAGGTACTTTTGGCGTCTATCGAGGATCAGCAGATGTCGGTTCGCAACCACTATGGCTGGACGGTTCGAACTCATGAGGATGGGGAATTTGTGGGAGAAGCCGGCATGCATCTGTCGGGTGATAGTTTCCGTAGCAGCGATATTTACTACAGTCTTCTGCCCGCTCACTGGAAAAAGGGGTACGCTACGGAGATAGTCAAACGGATGATTGTATTTGGATTCAGCGAATTGAAACTTCACCGGATTCAGGCCGGGGTAGCCACCGAAAATGTGCGTTCGATTCGGGTTTTGGAAAAAGCAGGAATGGTGTGCGAAGGACTACGCCGGAAAATTCTGCCCATCCGCGGTGAGTGGAAGGACAACTACCACTACGCCATCGTGGAAGATGATCCGTTTGAAAAATGA
- a CDS encoding 2TM domain-containing protein, whose translation MEPRNERLWKIARLRAKFKNSAITYLVVNTTLVAIWYFTSGPRNFFWPVFPLFFWGVGLAFNYYQAYWDNGDSVQKEYDKLLREDQQ comes from the coding sequence ATGGAACCTCGAAACGAACGGCTTTGGAAAATTGCCCGGCTACGGGCCAAATTCAAGAATAGTGCCATTACCTACCTTGTCGTCAACACCACGCTGGTGGCTATCTGGTACTTTACCAGTGGGCCCCGTAATTTTTTCTGGCCCGTATTCCCCCTGTTTTTTTGGGGCGTAGGCCTGGCTTTCAACTACTACCAGGCCTACTGGGACAATGGCGATTCGGTGCAGAAAGAGTATGATAAGCTACTCCGGGAAGATCAGCAGTAG